Proteins found in one Salvia splendens isolate huo1 chromosome 10, SspV2, whole genome shotgun sequence genomic segment:
- the LOC121752770 gene encoding uncharacterized protein LOC121752770, with protein sequence LPRHNLTLSFNNCSTSTFYSRFSFQNPNQYVEVRQFPRIYCAKKAKRTGKLRYPSEKKKLREKKQTKSAAPTPLEGVWRISRLAVSVQDDPGKDFWDISEPLLREIAKILEFPVSSMLPPEAFTVVRKSFDARKVDYFC encoded by the exons TTACCCCGGCATAATCTCACTCTTTCCTTCAACAATTGTTCCACCTCAACATTTTACAGCAGATTTTCATTTCAAAATCCCAATCAATATGTCGAAGTCCGGCAATTTCCTCGAATATATTGCGCTAAGAAAGCCAAAAGGACCGGGAAGTTGAGGTACCCATCGGAGAAAAAGAAGTTAAGAGAAAAGAAACAGACTAAAAGCGCCGCTCCGACACCCCTAGAAGGTGTTTGGAGAATTTCCCGACTCGCAGTTTCGGTTCAAGATGACCCTGGAAAGGATTTCTGGGATATCTCTGAGCCTCTGCTTAGAGAGATTGCCAAGATTCTTGAATTTCCG GTCTCCTCAATGTTGCCACCGGAAGCGTTCACTGTGGTTAGAAAATCGTTTGATGCAAGAAAGGTAGATTATTTCTGTTAA